One window from the genome of Sulfuricurvum sp. encodes:
- a CDS encoding helix-turn-helix transcriptional regulator, which translates to MLAFDLSSTKEIVKELASRAKIKRKKLGMTQKQFADHIGMKFSTYARFEKTGLISLNNFVDTLRGLYSIDDLESILIDKNINLQIKW; encoded by the coding sequence ATGTTGGCATTTGATCTTTCAAGCACCAAAGAGATAGTCAAAGAATTGGCTTCCCGTGCCAAAATAAAGCGTAAAAAGTTAGGTATGACTCAAAAGCAATTCGCTGATCATATCGGTATGAAATTCAGTACCTATGCACGATTTGAAAAAACTGGTCTGATCTCTTTAAATAACTTTGTTGATACATTAAGGGGATTGTATTCAATCGATGATCTCGAATCTATTCTTATCGATAAAAATATAAATCTGCAAATCAAGTGGTAA
- a CDS encoding Fic family protein codes for MQAYQTYIWQNSDWPHFTYDLTLYQSLLQEICYQQGLLDGICKGLNEEHLLEMQSETLALDAVNTSEIEGEILSRDSVRSSIFKKLGISYETQDRSTVKTDGLIDILLDASRNAIQPFDDERLFSWHAALFPSGYSGMHKINVALYRGDEPMQVVSGRIGKEKIHYVAPPREIVEDEMKHFFNFIDSPNDENGYVRAAIVHLWFVIIHPMDDGNGRIARALSDMMLSRAENSAVRLYSMSASINDNRRSYYDVLEQTTTGAMDITVWIGWFLEMILTAQKNAHKIIEKIVAKTRFWQVHIHTDLNSRQKKVLNRLLDAGQEGFKGGMNARKYASLCDCSRVTASRDLSDLLKKGFIVSHGAGGRSTSYEIDWGSK; via the coding sequence ATGCAAGCGTATCAAACTTATATTTGGCAGAATAGTGACTGGCCACATTTTACCTACGACCTAACTCTATATCAATCCTTACTGCAAGAGATTTGCTATCAGCAAGGACTGCTTGATGGCATTTGCAAAGGATTGAACGAAGAACATCTGCTTGAGATGCAAAGCGAAACACTTGCACTCGATGCCGTGAATACTTCTGAGATCGAAGGCGAAATTCTCTCTCGCGATTCTGTCCGATCCTCTATCTTTAAAAAGCTTGGTATTTCGTATGAAACACAAGACCGCTCTACCGTCAAAACCGATGGACTAATCGATATCCTCCTCGATGCGTCCCGAAATGCTATACAGCCATTTGATGATGAACGATTATTTTCCTGGCACGCTGCACTTTTTCCAAGCGGTTATTCCGGTATGCATAAAATCAACGTCGCTTTGTATCGTGGAGATGAGCCGATGCAAGTTGTTTCGGGACGCATCGGAAAAGAAAAAATCCATTACGTAGCACCGCCGCGTGAAATTGTCGAAGATGAGATGAAACATTTTTTTAATTTTATCGATAGCCCAAATGATGAAAATGGCTATGTACGCGCTGCAATAGTACACCTATGGTTCGTCATCATTCACCCTATGGATGACGGTAACGGACGTATTGCACGTGCATTATCGGATATGATGCTTAGTCGAGCAGAAAATAGTGCTGTGCGTCTATACTCGATGAGTGCATCGATAAATGATAATCGACGAAGCTATTATGATGTTTTGGAACAGACGACGACTGGTGCAATGGATATCACGGTGTGGATAGGATGGTTTTTAGAAATGATTCTTACCGCACAAAAGAATGCTCATAAAATTATCGAAAAGATAGTTGCAAAGACCCGTTTTTGGCAGGTACATATCCACACCGATCTTAATTCACGTCAGAAGAAAGTACTGAATCGTCTTTTGGATGCCGGACAAGAGGGATTTAAAGGTGGAATGAATGCTCGTAAATATGCTTCACTGTGCGATTGCAGTCGAGTAACCGCGAGCCGTGATCTTAGTGATCTGTTGAAAAAAGGATTTATTGTCAGTCATGGTGCTGGTGGGCGGAGTACCAGCTATGAAATTGATTGGGGATCCAAATGA
- a CDS encoding bifunctional 2-polyprenyl-6-hydroxyphenol methylase/3-demethylubiquinol 3-O-methyltransferase UbiG gives MSSQTQQFYENNSYDLIKRYDTADMSDLHQLLTHHIPFKSKIIDIGFGSGRDLAFLNSQGFEIYGMDPVEVFVVQAQHRFPDIREHFEVGSFISNDLPFEWLTSFDAVISIAVWMHLKAAERSKAIEFIQSLLKQDGLIILSFSLGCRESDDGRHFEPLELQEVIQEFSDSGFTVIESICTNDSLGRDSIEWATVVFKR, from the coding sequence ATGAGTTCTCAGACGCAGCAATTTTACGAAAACAACTCGTATGATCTTATCAAACGTTACGACACTGCAGATATGTCAGATCTTCATCAATTGCTAACTCATCACATCCCATTCAAAAGTAAAATAATCGATATCGGTTTTGGATCGGGGCGTGATCTGGCTTTTTTGAACTCTCAAGGATTTGAGATATATGGAATGGACCCAGTAGAAGTATTTGTTGTTCAAGCCCAACATCGCTTTCCTGATATTCGTGAACATTTTGAAGTGGGCTCATTCATATCCAATGATCTTCCATTTGAATGGTTAACCTCATTTGACGCAGTAATCTCTATTGCTGTATGGATGCATTTAAAGGCTGCTGAACGTTCAAAGGCAATAGAGTTCATCCAATCATTGTTGAAACAGGACGGACTGATTATATTAAGCTTTTCACTTGGTTGTCGTGAAAGTGATGATGGACGCCATTTTGAGCCGCTGGAACTGCAAGAAGTGATTCAGGAATTCAGTGATTCAGGATTTACAGTGATCGAATCAATATGTACCAATGATTCATTGGGACGTGATTCTATAGAGTGGGCTACGGTGGTATTCAAACGATGA